ATTGTTAAACTAGCTTTACCTAGTGCTTGCTCACTTTTTCTTATCATATTGCACATCTGTTTAAATTCTTCATAATCAAGACTAAATTTAGCATCAGCGCTTTTTAAAGTTTTATCTAGTATAAAATGTTTTTCTATTACTTTTGCTCCAAGAGCTACTGCTAGAGTAGGTGCTAAAAATCCTTCACTATGATCACTTAAACCGATAATGGTGTTAAATTTTTTTTGTAAAGTTTTTATAGTATTTAAATTTAAATCACAAATTTGTGAAGGATAAGCTGAAGTGCATTTAAGAAAAATCAAGTTTGGATTATTTTCTTCTTGAAAAATTTTAACAACCATTTCAAGTTCTTCTTCATAAGCTATACCCGTAGAAATCAAAGTAGGTTTATTTTCTTTAGCCACATAACGCACAAAATCATAATCATTTACTTCAAAAGAAGCGATTTTATAAGCTGGGGGATTAAATTGTCTTAAAAAATTCACATCTTCTTTAGAAAAGGGACTAGAAAAACAGATTAGCCCTTCGTTTTTGGCGCATTCAAAAAGTTTTTCATGCCACTCATAAGGCGTTTTAGCCTCTTCGTATAATTCGTATAGTTTGCGTCCATGCCACAAACCACCTTCAATAATAAAATCCTTTTTATTAGAATTTAGTGTTAAGCTGTTTGGGGTGTAGGTTTGAATTTTTATAGCATCGGCCCCTGCTTCTTTAGCTGCTTTTATGGTTTTTAAAGCTACTTCAAGACTGTTTGCATGGTTAGCTGAAAGTTCAGCAATGATAAAAACTTTTTCATCTAAGTTAAAATTTTCTATAAACATTAAAGGCCTTTAGTAAGTCAAAATTATAATATTTTACATTTTAATTATTAATTATGATTAAAGGTTTATTTAGTAAAATAAATTTATTATAAGTTTATTGAGGAAAGGTCATGACTAAAACGCTTGAATATTCAATTTATCATTTTTTTGAGCATATTCTAAAATTAAAAATTTCACAAAAAAGCATGATTAGAGGTGAACTTTATGGAGCTTCTATACCTTTGTATTTTAAAGATGAGGAATATAGTTTTTATTTGTTTTTTCAAAAACAAGCTTTAAATGAAATTGCGCAATTTTTATTGCATGAAGAATTAAAAGAAGATGGATTGGCAGATTTAGTAAAAGAAGTGGCTAACCAAATCATAGGTTATGCTAAAAAGCTACTTAATGATACTAATGGAAAAGATGAGTATCGTTTAGGTGTTCCTGAGTATTTAGGGCGTATTGATGCATTTTCAAAAATTAAACTCAAAGAAAAATTTACTTATGAAGTAAAAAATGCTTCCTTTAGAATAGGTTATAAAAAAATATGATAGAAGATCAGTTAGGATTATTGCAATCTTATGAAGATATTTTAGATATTAGTGTTGATTTTGTTAGTGAGCTTGGCACAACTAATATGAGTGTGAGAGAACTCTTAAAGCTAGAAGTTGGTTCTGTGATAGATCTTGAAAAGCCAGCAGGTGAAAGTGTGGAGCTTTACTTAAATAAGAGAATTTTTGGTAAAGGTGAGGTAATGGTATATGAAAAAAACCTCGCAATAAGAATTAATGAAATTTTAGATTCTAAATCAGTATTGCAGTATTTTAAAAAAGAATTGCAATGAAATTTATTTGGATCTTGCTACTTGCTTTGCCTCTTTTTGGGGCAAAAATTCTTGATTATAATATCTATTCTAGAGAAGATAGAGTGGACATTGCTTTTTCATTTGATGTTCCTTACAAAGAAGGCATTAGTCAAAAGAGAAAAGGCGATATTATTATTTTTACACTAAATGCTCAAAGTGTTAAAGAAGAAGATAAGACATTAAATTCTAATATTATTAAAAAAATAAAAATTTTTTCAGAAGGCAAAAAAACTTTTATAGCTTTAAGTGTTGGTGATAAGATACAAATTAATGCAGATATGATTGGTGAATATGGATTGAGACTACGCGCTCAAAAAGAAGGTATGAATTTAGCAACTAAAAATAGTTTGGAAGAAAAAAATGAGGAGATAAAAATGCAAGAGTATGATTTTACAAATTATATTTTGGTTGTAAGCGTATTGATACTTTTGCTTATTGGACTTTGGTTTTTAAAAATGTATTTAAGGCAAAAACATCCTTTAGATAGAAATTTTACTTTGATTTTTCAAAGACCGCTTGATAGACATAATCAACTTGTAGTTTTTGAGTATGGTTTAAAACGCTATACCATGATCATAGGAAATTCTAATGTGGTATTAGAAACGAATGAAGCTATGATAAAAAACGATGAACAAAATAAAACATCCCAAAAACCAAAAGAAAAAGACTTTGATTCTTATTTTGAAGAAAATAAACAAAGATTACAAAATTTACTTTTAAAACAAAATGTTTAATTAGATTGATTAAAAGCTAAAATAATAAGTTTTGGCTTTGAAATTTTTTTGATTTCTTCTCTTGAAAAATAAATTTGTTTTTTTGTTGAATAAATATATAAGGTATGGTTTTTTAATGTAAAATCAAGATTTTCATCACTATCTTTGGCAAGTTTTTTTGCTAGTGCTAGAATAAAATTAAGCCAGGCTAATATATGGTTATTTGGTAATAATTCTTTAACATGTTCTACAGCAATGGGGTTTATTTTTTTACCATTGGCTTTTAAAAGAGTTGCAATAAGCAAAATTTCTTTGTGTGAAAAGCCAAAGTTTAAGCCACTCATTGCCATATAGGCGCTATGTTCATTAGCAAAATAAAAATTAATTTTTTCACCTATATGGGCTAATTTAGCAGCGCTTAAAAGGTCTTTTTTAAAATCTAAACTTATTTTGTGAAGAGGTGAAAGCACATCAAATAATTTACTTGCAAAATAAGTACTTTTATCTTTATAATCAACACCAAAGCGATCTTGTAAGGATTTTAAGCTTGGATTGAAATTTGGCGGAAATTTGGCATTAAATTGCGAAAAGTCATTAGTGTCATTTTTTATTTTAGCGTATTTTTGAAAAAGATTAGATAAAAACACGCCTTCTCTGACACCTACTGCAGAAGTGATGATATTTTTAGCTTTAAGTTTTTCAGCTAAGGCTAAAAATATCACACAACCCTCTTTTATAGTATCGAAACGATCTTTTTTAATATCAAAGTCTGTTAAATTTTTCGCATTTTGAATTTTTTCTATATAATTTTTTTCTTTTTCAAAGCTGTAGCTGAAATTATGGATTATTTTTAAAGGATAGGAATTTTTTTTCATTATAGAATTTGATAATGCTCTTAAGCTCCCGCCTATGGCAATAATATTCTCACTTTGAAAATGTTTTGGAATTTGCATTAGAGCTTCTTGTATGAATTGATCTAGAGCATTTAATCTTTTAGTGTCATAAAAAATTTCTTTTAATCTTACCGTTCCTAGATCAAGTGAAATACAATCTATAATTTTACCTTCTTTAATCAAGCAAAGTTCGGTTGATCCTCCACCTATATCTATAGTGGTGGCATTTTGAATATTTGATAGTAAATTTAACGCAGCAAGACCACCTAAAAATGATTCTGTTTTACCGTTAATGCATTTTATATTTAAACCTACATTTTTTGATATTCTAGTAATAAATTCTTTTGCATTAGGTGCATCTCTTAGCGCAGAAGTTCCAACAGCAATAATTTTCCTGCATTTTTCCTTTACAGCTTTTTCTTTAAAATAAGCTAGTGCCTTCTCAGCCTTAAGCATGGATTCTTCTTGGAGGATTTTGTTGTTATTATAAGCATTTTCTCCAAGTCTTACTTTCTTTTTGTGTTCACTGCAAATAAAAAAACCATATCTTGAGGTTCTTTCAAAAACAACCATACGAATGGAGTTAGAGCCAAGATCAATTACTGCTGTTTTTTTAGCCATTAAATATCTTTATTTTTATGTTTTAAGCGAAGCTCATCAATACTTTCTACATTATCAGGATCAGGTATGATACAATCTACTGGACAGGCTACTATACAGGCTGGTTCTGAAAATTCATTTACGCATTCAGTACACAAATCAGGATCTATGACATAGATTGGATCATTATCATAAATTGCTTCATCTGGGCATTCTTCTCTGCATGCATCACAGGATATACATTCTCTAGTGATTAAAAGTGACATACTTTTCCTTTTATTGATAATAAAGCAAACTTATACTATATAAAAACTTATAGCTAATTTAAAAAGAGATAAAAATATTTAATTTTTAGAATGATCAAATCATTCTAAAAATTTTTAGTTAGTTTTTTTAGGAAAACAAAAGCGATATCCTCTGCGGCGCACAGTTTCTATAGTGGAAATATTAAGAGGTTTATCCATTTTTTGTCTTATTTGATTGATTGCAACTTCTATAACATTTGGAGTTACAAGCTCAGGTTCTTCCCAAATAGCATCTAAAAGTTGTTCTTTTGATACGATCTGATCAGAGTGTCTAGCAAGGTGAGTTAAAACTTCAAAAGGTTTTCCTTTTAATTCTATGTCTTTTCCTTGATAAGTGATTTTTTCTTCATCAGGATCAATCACTAAATCATCAATCTTAATCACATTTGTCCCGCCAAATCTAAGTCTAGCTTCGATTCTTGCCATTAAAATTTCAAAATCCAAAGGTTTTTTTATATAATCATCCGCTCCAGCTTTTAAAGCTTTGATTTCATTTTCTTTATCTGCTTTTGTGCACATTGTTACTATAGCAGTTCTTGGAGATTTTTGTTTGATAGCATTGATCAAATCGCTTGCATCATTATTACCTATGGTCCAATTTGATAATACTAAATCATAATGTCTAATACCTATAAAATACTCAGCGTCTTTAAAATTTTCTGAAGTGTCGCTTTGGTAGCCAAACTCATTTAAAGTATTTGATAAAGTTTTATTAAGCGATGCTTCATCTTCTACAACTAAAATACGCATTTTATTCCTTTGAAGATAGTTTTAGTGCAAAAGTATAACACAAATTAAGCAAATGTTCAAAATTCTTTAAAAAATTTTTAATATTTTTTGCTTAAACTAGCTCCAACGCACGCATTTTTAATGATATCGGGCTTATAGCAAGTAATATTTATAAATTGAAGTTTTTTATGGTGCTTTTTGATATCTTTGCATATATATTTTAAAGATTTTTCTATAGTCTTAAATTTTTTCTTTTTATAGATTTTTTCTATTCTAGCACATAATTTTGCATAATCTAAAAATTTCTTGCTTTTAGCTTCTAATTCTATTAGGACTTTTTGTTCTTGAATTCTTTCAAAATCTAAAAGTCCTATAATGCATTTAAATTCTAAGCTAACTTTTATATGACTTTGCATTCTTGTTTTCCAATAAGCCTTAAAATATTTGGTATGTGTTTATAAACTACTATAAAGGCGATGATAAATATCGGCGCATGGGTATTAATCACAGGCATATCATAATGAAATATAAAAGAAGTTGCAATTAAAATAATTAAAGCTCCAAGTGAGGCTAAACTCGAAATTTTAAATATCCTACCTATAATAAACCAAGTCAAAAGTGCACATATAATCTCAAAAGGTAAAAATACCGCTAAAACCCCAGCTCCAGTAGCTACTCCTTTACCACCTTCAAATTTTAAATAAGGAGAAAAACAATGACCAAATACTGCTAAAACAGCCATAGTCCATAAGATATTTTCATCATAGCCTAAATTTTTTGCTACTAATATAGGCATAATTCCTTTAAGTGCATCTAAGACAATTGTTGCAACAGCAAGTGTTTTGGCAAGTTTAGGATCACTTTCTTTTACTACCCTTAAAACATTGGTAGCGCCTATGCTTTTGCTACCTGCATTTTTAATATTTGTTTTGGCAAAAATTTGAGCCAGTAAAAGACCAAAAGGTATAGCACCTATAAGATAAGCTAAAAGATAAATTATTAAATTTTCCATTTACTTTCTATCCTGATTCTATAAAGATTTATAATAATGATAGCAAAAAACTCTGAAATAAATATTTAAGAGATATTTTATCCTATAATAATTTTTATTGTTAAATAGAATTTTTTATTTTATTTAAAGAAAATTATAGATATATTTTCAATAAGTTTATTTTAAATAGGCTTTATTTTATCTTATTTAGGAGTGAATAATGAAAAAAATTTCATTATTAGTTGCATCATCATTATTAGTTGCATCAACTGCTTTTGCTAACGATAAAGCTTTACTTGATGAAGCAAAAGCAGCAGGTTTAGCACCTTTGCCAAAGGATCAAGCAGGTGTTGAAAAACTATTAAAAGAAATGGGTGTTAAAGCTAGCAAGTTTTCTAAAGAAAAAGCTAATCTTGGTAAAAAGTTATATTTTGAACCAAGACTTTCTAAAAGTGGTTTGATTTCTTGTAATACCTGTCATAACTTAGGCATGGGTGGTGCCGATGGTATAGCAGCTGCTGTAGGACACAAATGGACTGCTAATCCTCATCATTTAAATTCACCAACAGTTTATAACTCTGTTTTAAATTCAACTCAATTTTGGGATGGTAGAGCAGGTACTTTAGCAGATCAAGCAAAAGGACCAATCGAGGCAGAACCTGAAATGGCAACACCGGCAAAATTAGCAGTAGAAAAAATTTCTTCTATGCCAGAATATGTTAAAGAATTTAAAAAAATATATGGTAGTGATGGAGTAACTTTTGATAATATAGCAGATGCTATTGCTACATTTGAAAGAACACTTTTAACTCCATCTAAATTTGATAAATTCTTAGAAGGCGATACAAAAGCTTTAAGTAAAAAAGAAAAAGAAGGTTTAAAAACTTTCATCGATAAAGGCTGTACAGCTTGTCATACGGGAGTAAATCTAGGTGGTAGCATGCAAGCTTTCCAAGTGGCAGCTAAATATAAATTTGCAAATGTAGGTGATTTTAAAGGTGATGCAAATGGTTTAGTTAAAACTCCAACTTTAAGAAATATTGCCGAAACAGCTCCATACTTCCACAATGGTGCTATTTGGACTTTACAAGATGCGATTAAAGAAATGGGTAGTGTGCAACTTGGTATAGAAATTTCTGACAAAGAAGCAGCTTCTATAGAAACTTTCTTGCATGCTTTAACAGGTAAAAAACCAAGCATTACTTATCCTCAACTTCCAAAAGCTACTGAAAAAACTCCAAAGCCAGAGCTTTGATAAAATTTCCCCAAAGATATTTTTTGGGGAATGTTGTTTTTTGTTTATTTTTTATATATAATGCATTCTTAATTTTTAATTAGGAATTAACTATGAAAAATAAAATTTTATTTAGTATAATTGTATTAACAGCTATTTTATTTAGTGCGTGTGCTAATCATGCAAAAATGAACAATGAATTAGAACAAAAGTTAACTCAAAAGATATGCTCTGATGAATTTTTTACTCAAGAAATGACTAAGGTAGATAAAAAAGATGATCCAGTATATGTAGGATTAAATGCAGGTTTAATTGCAAAAAATTGTGGAGATTTTAATCTTAGTAATGAATTTTTTGATAAGGTTGAGGAATCTTATCAAGTTGATGTGGATTTAAGAAGTGGTGCCCAAAAAATTACTAAAACAACTGTAGCTACATTAATAAATGATTCTATATTAGACTATGATGGTTCTTTATATGAAAGAATAATGGTAAATATGTATAAGGGTTTAAATTTTATGAGCGAGGGCGATTATAATAACGCAAGAGTGGAGTTTAAAAGAGCTTTATTGCGTCAAGATAGAGCGAAAGATTATTTTAAAGCCCAAATTGCTAAAAATAAAGCAGAATTAGAAAAAGCCAAAAAAGAAGATCCAAATTTTAATAAAAATTTTAGTGAATCAACAAAACAAATAAATGCTCAATATGAAGCTTTGTTTGAAGAATTTTCAACAAGTAAAAATTTTACTAATCCTTATGCAACTTACTTAGCTTCGATTTTTTATTATATGAGTAAAGATTATACTTTAGCTAAAGATTTATTTAAAGAAATAAAAATTTTAAATCCAAAAAATAAAGAAATTAATAAAGAGTGGAAAGCAATTAGCAATGCTAAATCAAAAAATAAATATGTTTTTATTGTTTATGAGAATGGTTTTGGTGTGATAAAGGATGAGTTTAAATTAACTCTGCCTTTGATTTTAAATGACACTCTTACGACAACTTCTATTGCTCTACCTAAGCTAAAAAAAAGAAGTCAGTCTTTTGAGTATTTAAGTGTAAATGATACTAATACTACAAAATTAGTTGATTTAGATAATGTTGTAGCAAGCGAGTTTAAGTTCGAGCAACCATCAATAGTTACAAAAGCAATAGTTTCAGCTATCTTAAAAACTACTATCAATGCAGCAGTAGCTAATAATGATTCAACAGGAGGTTTTTTAAGTCTTGCTAGTGGTATTATGAATGCAGCAACAACTCAAGCTGATGTTAGATCTTGGAGAGGATTGCCACAAAGTATAGGAGTTGTTATGATTAAAAATACAGGTAAAATTATTATAAAAACTCCAAGCGATGATGTGTTATTTGAAAGACAGATTAATCCAAAGAAAAATGTATTGGTTATAGTTCGTTCTTTTGCGCCTAGTATTGCTCCAAGTATAAATATTATAGAAAAATGAAAAAGATAATTTTTTTATTGTTATTAAATTGTATGTTATTGGTTTCACAAGATACTTTTGATGCAAACTTTAAACATACAAATGTAAAAAGTGTAAAAGAAAGAATAAATAATGCAGGATTATTAGAAGTGCAGATTATTTTTTATAGTTCTGTTGATAAAAAACTTTCTTATAAAATAGAATGGTTTGATAAGGATGGGTTTGTTATAAAAAATACTATTGATAAAAACTATAAAAACATAAGATTGTTAGCTAAACAAGAGTATATTATACAAAATATAGCTAGTAATAAGCAGGCTAAAAAATATAAAATATATATCAAATAAAGGATGGATGATGAAAAAAATTAAAATTTTAACAAGCGTAATGGCTATAGGTGTTTTATTTAGTGCGTGTATGCAACAACCTACTTATGTAGATGGAACTGCAGCAAAAGTAAAACAAGGCGATTCTTTAAGCATGGCTTTAACTGGTGAAGATTTTGACAATACAGCTAAAGAGATGTTAAATAGTTTGTTTAATTCAAGTTATGTTGTGAATAAAATAGGAAATTCAGGTAAGGCTATTGTGGCAGTTTATGATGTGATAAATGATACAGCTTTAAGAATAGATACTAGAAATTTGACTGATTTGATGGTAGAAGAACTTATAAATTCAGGTAAATTTGCAGCTTCAGCTACTCAGGGCAATGATAGTGCTACTCAAAATAATATGGATGATGTAATGAGTGATAAAGATGATGATAGATATGATAAAGCCACAGTATCTAAAAATCATACGCAAATTAGTGCTTCTTTGACTTTGCAGGGAAGAATTGGTCAGCAAAATATAAAATTAAGTAATGGTAAAACCCAAGTTGAATACTTTTTTGTTATGAAATTAGCTGAAAAGGGCAGCGGTTTAGTAGTATGGCAAAAAACTAATAGAATTAATAAACTAGGATCTAGTAAAACTGTAAGCTGGTAATATAAAACAATAAGGAAAGATATGATAAAAAAAAGATTTGCTATTGGATCATTGTTGGTAGCGAGTTTTCTTTATGCTCAAGCAACTCCACAGGTTGAAATTACTCAAGAAGATATTAAAATTCAAAATGAAATGTCAGATGCTAGCTCTAAAGATATTACTCCAAAATCTTTAGACGATTTTTTTGAAGAATTTGCAGATAATTTTGGCATAAAATATGGTATTACAAAAGATGGAAAAACCTTTTATACGGGTAGAAGTGTAGTTGCGCTAAGCGATAGCGATCCTCAATTTGCTCAAGCTTTGCAAAATGCTTACCAAAAAGCTATGCTTAATTTGCAGTCTGATTTTATTGAAGATGCCTTTGGAAGAATGGCAGTGAGTAAAATTCAAAATTACGAAGCTGATAATTCTACTAATGCAAAAGAATTTGAAGAACTACCAAAAGGAAGTGTTGTAGGACAAATTTTTGATAAACTGGTTCAATTAAGCGGTGCAAAATTAGATAAAGCTTTGAGGGACTTGGGTATTAATGTAGAAGGTTTAACAGAGGAAAGAAAAAAGACTTTATTAAAAGAAGAGTTTCTTAATAAAACAATTACTAGTGCAGTTGGTTCAATGAGTGGTTTAATTCCTGTACAAACTATAGTTACGCAAAGAAGAGGGCAATATGATATTGGTGTAATTGCAGTTGTTTCTAAAAAAACTCGTCAACTTGCTAAAGATATGTCTTTAGCACGCCAAAGCAACATTAAAGGTAAAGGAAAAAATATCAACGAGTATTTACCAAAAGACACTAAAGGCTTTCTTAATGAATATGGTATTCGCTTAGTTTATGATGAAAAAGGTTCACCAGTTATTTTAAGCTATGGAAATTGGGGTTATATTGCTGATACAAATAATGCCAAGAAGACAAATATATTAGAAGATAGGGCTAAAGATACAGCTTCAACTATGGCTGATGCAGCTATAATTGAATTTATTAATACAAATTTAAGTTTAAAAGATGAAAAAACTACAGGTGAAAGTTATGAAGAAATCATCAAACAAAGCTTAAATATCAATAACAACACTACTCAAGAACAAATTCAAAATTTTACAAATATTGTAGAAAAAATCAATACAAAAATAAAAGCAAGTGCTAGTGGAAAAATCAAAGGCATAGGAACACTTAAAAGATGGAACTATACAAGCGAAAATGGTATAGAACATGTAGGTGTTGTAAGATTTTATTCTTATGATAATGTGGCAAATATTAACGAAGCTTTAAAATCAAATTCAAACACCAGTGCCTCAAAAACTGAACCTAAAAAGTCTTCTAACATACAAAGAAGTTCTAATGTTGTAAATGACATAGATGATTTTTAGGAAAAATTTATGAAGATATTACAAATTTGTATTTTGATTTTATGTTTTCATTTGGGTTTATATGCCAAAATAATTACCACAAGCACTACCAATTCAAGTATGGGCGAGGGTATAGGAGCTAGCAGAGAAGAGGCAATAAATAATGCCATAATAGAAGCTATTGGCAAATTAAATGGTATTAATATCGACTCAACCAAGCAGTCTTTTGTCGGGGTAAATTCAAATAACAAAAAGACTAATATAGAAGATAGCTATAAAGAGCAAATTATAAAAGCTACAAAAGGCAGAGTTGATGCATATGAAATTGATAGTGTGGTTCAAGAAAACGACAAATACATAGCAAATGTAACCATTTTTAAAACTATTACTCATAAAAAATATCAAATACCAGGTTATAAGCCAGATGGTAGAAGAAGTATTACGGTATTTAATACCTCTTCTAAATACCAAGAACTTGGAAATATTTTACAGCAAAAAATTATCACAGATTTGATTCAAAGTAGGAAATTTAATGTTTTAGATAGAGATTCTAAAGGTTATTATGAAATGGAGAAATCTTTGATAAATTCATCTAATACACATAAAGATGAAATTTACAAACTTAACAATGTTTTAGCTACTGATTATATTTTGTTATTTCATGTAGGTGGAGTAGATCTTAAAACTAAAGGAAATAAAAATAAAATAGATGTTGTGCTGGATTATCGTGTGCTTTTATTTGCCACCAGACAAATTAAATTTTCAAATACTTTAACCATGTCAGCCTCTGTTAAAGGTGATTCTTTGGTGGCTAATGAAAAGTTAAGTGAAAAAATTGCAAAGAAAATTTCAGATGATATTTTAAATGCTATTTATCCTTTGAAAATTG
This genomic stretch from Campylobacter lari subsp. concheus harbors:
- a CDS encoding COG3014 family protein; the protein is MKNKILFSIIVLTAILFSACANHAKMNNELEQKLTQKICSDEFFTQEMTKVDKKDDPVYVGLNAGLIAKNCGDFNLSNEFFDKVEESYQVDVDLRSGAQKITKTTVATLINDSILDYDGSLYERIMVNMYKGLNFMSEGDYNNARVEFKRALLRQDRAKDYFKAQIAKNKAELEKAKKEDPNFNKNFSESTKQINAQYEALFEEFSTSKNFTNPYATYLASIFYYMSKDYTLAKDLFKEIKILNPKNKEINKEWKAISNAKSKNKYVFIVYENGFGVIKDEFKLTLPLILNDTLTTTSIALPKLKKRSQSFEYLSVNDTNTTKLVDLDNVVASEFKFEQPSIVTKAIVSAILKTTINAAVANNDSTGGFLSLASGIMNAATTQADVRSWRGLPQSIGVVMIKNTGKIIIKTPSDDVLFERQINPKKNVLVIVRSFAPSIAPSINIIEK
- a CDS encoding penicillin-binding protein activator LpoB yields the protein MKKIKILTSVMAIGVLFSACMQQPTYVDGTAAKVKQGDSLSMALTGEDFDNTAKEMLNSLFNSSYVVNKIGNSGKAIVAVYDVINDTALRIDTRNLTDLMVEELINSGKFAASATQGNDSATQNNMDDVMSDKDDDRYDKATVSKNHTQISASLTLQGRIGQQNIKLSNGKTQVEYFFVMKLAEKGSGLVVWQKTNRINKLGSSKTVSW
- a CDS encoding YfhL family 4Fe-4S dicluster ferredoxin, with protein sequence MSLLITRECISCDACREECPDEAIYDNDPIYVIDPDLCTECVNEFSEPACIVACPVDCIIPDPDNVESIDELRLKHKNKDI
- the plsY gene encoding glycerol-3-phosphate 1-O-acyltransferase PlsY, coding for MENLIIYLLAYLIGAIPFGLLLAQIFAKTNIKNAGSKSIGATNVLRVVKESDPKLAKTLAVATIVLDALKGIMPILVAKNLGYDENILWTMAVLAVFGHCFSPYLKFEGGKGVATGAGVLAVFLPFEIICALLTWFIIGRIFKISSLASLGALIILIATSFIFHYDMPVINTHAPIFIIAFIVVYKHIPNILRLIGKQECKVI
- a CDS encoding dihydroneopterin aldolase, translating into MQSHIKVSLEFKCIIGLLDFERIQEQKVLIELEAKSKKFLDYAKLCARIEKIYKKKKFKTIEKSLKYICKDIKKHHKKLQFINITCYKPDIIKNACVGASLSKKY
- a CDS encoding Ppx/GppA phosphatase family protein, translated to MAKKTAVIDLGSNSIRMVVFERTSRYGFFICSEHKKKVRLGENAYNNNKILQEESMLKAEKALAYFKEKAVKEKCRKIIAVGTSALRDAPNAKEFITRISKNVGLNIKCINGKTESFLGGLAALNLLSNIQNATTIDIGGGSTELCLIKEGKIIDCISLDLGTVRLKEIFYDTKRLNALDQFIQEALMQIPKHFQSENIIAIGGSLRALSNSIMKKNSYPLKIIHNFSYSFEKEKNYIEKIQNAKNLTDFDIKKDRFDTIKEGCVIFLALAEKLKAKNIITSAVGVREGVFLSNLFQKYAKIKNDTNDFSQFNAKFPPNFNPSLKSLQDRFGVDYKDKSTYFASKLFDVLSPLHKISLDFKKDLLSAAKLAHIGEKINFYFANEHSAYMAMSGLNFGFSHKEILLIATLLKANGKKINPIAVEHVKELLPNNHILAWLNFILALAKKLAKDSDENLDFTLKNHTLYIYSTKKQIYFSREEIKKISKPKLIILAFNQSN
- the pseI gene encoding pseudaminic acid synthase, with protein sequence MFIENFNLDEKVFIIAELSANHANSLEVALKTIKAAKEAGADAIKIQTYTPNSLTLNSNKKDFIIEGGLWHGRKLYELYEEAKTPYEWHEKLFECAKNEGLICFSSPFSKEDVNFLRQFNPPAYKIASFEVNDYDFVRYVAKENKPTLISTGIAYEEELEMVVKIFQEENNPNLIFLKCTSAYPSQICDLNLNTIKTLQKKFNTIIGLSDHSEGFLAPTLAVALGAKVIEKHFILDKTLKSADAKFSLDYEEFKQMCNMIRKSEQALGKASLTIDEKTLKNRHFARSLYASKDIKKGEIFTQENVKSVRPSLGLHPKFLPNILGKKATCDIEFGQALEEKYF
- the hsrA gene encoding homeostatic response regulator transcription factor HsrA, giving the protein MRILVVEDEASLNKTLSNTLNEFGYQSDTSENFKDAEYFIGIRHYDLVLSNWTIGNNDASDLINAIKQKSPRTAIVTMCTKADKENEIKALKAGADDYIKKPLDFEILMARIEARLRFGGTNVIKIDDLVIDPDEEKITYQGKDIELKGKPFEVLTHLARHSDQIVSKEQLLDAIWEEPELVTPNVIEVAINQIRQKMDKPLNISTIETVRRRGYRFCFPKKTN
- a CDS encoding YcfL family protein — its product is MKKIIFLLLLNCMLLVSQDTFDANFKHTNVKSVKERINNAGLLEVQIIFYSSVDKKLSYKIEWFDKDGFVIKNTIDKNYKNIRLLAKQEYIIQNIASNKQAKKYKIYIK
- a CDS encoding DUF6844 domain-containing protein; this encodes MKKRFAIGSLLVASFLYAQATPQVEITQEDIKIQNEMSDASSKDITPKSLDDFFEEFADNFGIKYGITKDGKTFYTGRSVVALSDSDPQFAQALQNAYQKAMLNLQSDFIEDAFGRMAVSKIQNYEADNSTNAKEFEELPKGSVVGQIFDKLVQLSGAKLDKALRDLGINVEGLTEERKKTLLKEEFLNKTITSAVGSMSGLIPVQTIVTQRRGQYDIGVIAVVSKKTRQLAKDMSLARQSNIKGKGKNINEYLPKDTKGFLNEYGIRLVYDEKGSPVILSYGNWGYIADTNNAKKTNILEDRAKDTASTMADAAIIEFINTNLSLKDEKTTGESYEEIIKQSLNINNNTTQEQIQNFTNIVEKINTKIKASASGKIKGIGTLKRWNYTSENGIEHVGVVRFYSYDNVANINEALKSNSNTSASKTEPKKSSNIQRSSNVVNDIDDF
- the fliN gene encoding flagellar motor switch protein FliN; protein product: MIEDQLGLLQSYEDILDISVDFVSELGTTNMSVRELLKLEVGSVIDLEKPAGESVELYLNKRIFGKGEVMVYEKNLAIRINEILDSKSVLQYFKKELQ
- a CDS encoding cytochrome-c peroxidase, translating into MKKISLLVASSLLVASTAFANDKALLDEAKAAGLAPLPKDQAGVEKLLKEMGVKASKFSKEKANLGKKLYFEPRLSKSGLISCNTCHNLGMGGADGIAAAVGHKWTANPHHLNSPTVYNSVLNSTQFWDGRAGTLADQAKGPIEAEPEMATPAKLAVEKISSMPEYVKEFKKIYGSDGVTFDNIADAIATFERTLLTPSKFDKFLEGDTKALSKKEKEGLKTFIDKGCTACHTGVNLGGSMQAFQVAAKYKFANVGDFKGDANGLVKTPTLRNIAETAPYFHNGAIWTLQDAIKEMGSVQLGIEISDKEAASIETFLHALTGKKPSITYPQLPKATEKTPKPEL